GATGGACACAATGATGGACCAGATCAGTTTGACAGTTGACTCAGCCATTGGAGTGCCATAGCGCTTCAGCCATGTCTCGTTTATAAAGCGCTGGATGTGCTGCACAGGggagatttaaacagtaaaatactGGAGATGTTTATAAGGGGAAAGCTTTCTTAGACTTTGACACTgtttagtgttaaaaaataaaatgaagtaaattattgttttttgagACAGGTATTTTCAAGGGATTCTTTTTTTGTGGCTAAAATGCTAAATTGGGGGTTAAAATTGATATCATAAAATAattgctgctacagctgtttaaataacgtacctgtaatttctcttttcattgttaacatcctgacaactttttacacttataactttacagtctgtttcaaagctcttttcaaaatgttcgctTTAGTGCACTGACATAACATAACACGTGCTCTGGCTTTCGTATTCCGTACCacgtcatggatcgttattgctgtgttacctatttgacaatgtgggaaataatccttacactgtcagtgcactagagcagacatcttgtgttgagtaattaacatgttttattccatttaattaatacttaCTTACTTAAAATGTCTCAAAGGCTATTACTTGTAAAATATGAGTACTGGTGCAaccctatttatttatattgggTGAGACTTCATAGCTGACACACAATCATGCTTTTCAGATAGACAGCCCCACCCCCCTTGTTTATGAAGTTATATCCGCTGTGCAGATAGATTTATTTTACCAATTAAATGACTGGTACTTACATCTGAAGGGGCGTTGATGACAGAAATCTGAAACCCATACTGGAATGATCCTCCGAGTCCCAGAATTATCACCATCACCATCAACATCCAGCTCTGCAGCTGCAAGAGAGAAAGACACTTTCACCAGGGAGTGACATTTCAGATGCTCTGGTAATGATCTCCTCTGTATAAATGATGTGCCAAATATCGAAATGCTGCAGCTAAAATCACATCCCCCTTTTAGGTGGTATTGTTTACCATGTGTGACCAAACCCTAAATTGGTCACGCTAAGTCCAAGTCTTTAACATGCAAAGCAATTGGAGATAAAACTGACAACATTCcttgtttttgtaatttcaatTCTAATATAAACACATGATAAATATAAGATCTTACCAGCACTGACAGCCAGCTGATCATTGCTACTCTTGATCGGGTCTGTTCTTCCTGGTACAGGACTTGGATGAATCCTATGAACTCAGGTGGTACCTCAGGTATCAGGTGGCTCTTTTTATAGGGTGGCACTGACAAATGGATAGGGGAGGGGCTGTATCGCTCCAAAAAGAAATGAAGGGTTTATGCTCAGTTACATATTTCTGCTGAGCAGTGAGTTGTTTGTATTAACTTCCTCTTGTTCATTAGTAACAAATGTTACCAAACATTAAATACCCAGACAAAGCTGGATAAAACCTGATTTTCCAAAACGGTTTACCTCCTTTTGATTGGTGTTTTCCACTTTCTCATGGTGATGCAGTTCAGCCACACAGTGGGAAACGTCATCCCTTGGATCATTGCCTGCTCATGGAGCTGGATCATGGACTGGGTGGTCCACTGGACTTTCATTTAATAGGATCGATGGACATTTCAACTGGGTAGCTTCACCTGTGTAATAATGGCTTAAACAGTAATGTGTCCACACTTGAATAACATATACATGCAGCCTCTCTGTACTTCTCCAACAAAGAACATATTTTAGACTGGGTGGCATAATATGAACTTTTAGATTGAATATTACACAAGCAAGCTGATGCAAATGTTACATCTAAGTGATGACTTAACTATACTAGAACAAACCAGTGTGGAGGCATCAATAAAACATTGTTGTGTCACCCTTAGCCTTTTAAAGGCAGACCtattctgcaaaaacaaaacggTATGTACTTAAAAGTGAATGAATCACAGTGCCAGCAAATAGAACCACTTTACTACACTGGGACTTAGACAAACAGACGCTGTTATTTACATGCTTATGTACATAACATCCCCAGCTAATCACGTAAAAAACAACTTGGAACCAATCCTCAAAAAAAATGATTAGCAAAACTTTGGATTTGTCTTTAGCGCATATGTTTCTACCTTGTTTCAAACAATGCTTTCTCAAAACATTCTGGGTTCTGTAGTACTTCAGGGAAGGCTAAATGGATGCAGAATGAACTTCAGTTTAGTTTGCAATTGTGTACCTAGTTTACAATTGTGTACTGCCTGTGCAATATAAGCCGTTCTCATTCCTATTGCTTCTACTGGCGTAGTAGAGCAAAGTAAGCTGGCAGTCATGTATAAATACTAGAGGCAAGCACAGGTAGAACATCTGGAACTGGATGCTTGCTATGAACAATGCCTGGGTATCTCAGGACCTCTTTGGGTAATTGCAAGCACACATCAGGTAGCTCAGCGTTAAACCAAGTACATAAATATTACGTGGTTTAACAAGCTATTACTTTATTATTGCAGGTTTCTTTACACAGCATGCATCATTGTATCATAAACAACTAATTGAAACAACTCcgcagtttttattttcaatcctGATTCTATTTTAATATGTCGGGTACATTTTCAAGCATTTGAAGTGCAGAAAcaacaactaacaaaaatacAACTGCTGTATATTTCTTATAATGTACAATAGCTAAATAAGGGGCATTTTAGAATAAAAACTGTTCAGACATGTTTAGGCAGTCGGAGCCCCTCTGCCCATCACATCTCACCTTTACAGTTTGCTATAATGaacaacagaaaaacagctgTGATTCAGAGAATAATAACCATGCCCGGTGGCTTCTTATATTGCATTGATCACATATGCAGGCCTGCTATTCTAACAAACAAAATGGGTCAACAATATATTCAGCAAACACCATGAATATTGTtcaaaaatctaaaatctaacaACACTTAAACAGTCTCTAGTGCAAATGTTTCATGTGATCAGATAGTTCACTGCTAGGAACCAGGAAAGAGATTAAATAACCAACACTTTACTTTGTGGTGTACATGACACCAATGCTGCTGCCACAGAAGAGATGAAGACATTCAGTGgatgtcaaaagtattcaccccccttggagttttccacattttattgttttacaattgagaatatgtggaaagagttgaaaattgcccttcgccaaaggtccccatccaacttgacggcgcttgaacaattttgcaaagaagaatgggcaaaaattgcagtgtccaaatgtgcaaagctagtggagacttatccaaacagactcatcgCCGTAATTGCTGTTTAAGgcgcctctaccaaatattgactcaagggggtgaatacttatgcaatcaattattttctcttttatatttgtaattaatttagaacaatttgtagattttatttttccctttgacattatgggcattattatttttttgtgctgatcagtggcacaaactcctaattaaatccattttgattccatgttgtaacacaataaaatgtggaaaagtccaaggcgggtgaatacttttgagagccactgtacgtACGTACGtagacggacacacacacacacacacacacacacacacacacacacacacacacacacgccagcTGCAGGTATTTTCTAAAGCTGGTCAGCAGCAGAAATACATTCTGTTTTTcataagtgtgttttattgttttctggTAACCATATTGTTCACAAGGCACTTGCTCCTAGTGTTTTCCCAGCATGGAATACTGTATACCAGAGTACAAACTTTTGAGGGTATTTGTTCATTATACATATAGGATATATACTATAATCGCAATCCTTTGATGTggaagaataaataaaacaaaatcgaTTTCAGAAACAGAGAAACAACATTGGGTTCAAGATATTCACATGCATTCTCCTAATATTTGGGTTAagatcattaaataataaatactaagtTCTAATACAATATGTACTGTGCAAAATCATGCAGTTATTGGTTTTGTAGATGCGTCCAGCAGAACAGCAGCATGGCTGTGGTTTCCTTCTAATTTCAGTTCAACACAGACTAGAGGCAGTGGATCTGGAGACTTCACCTAGCTGGTACTGGGCCTCCCGCGGCTCCATTCCTTTGGAGTTGCGCTTGTCGAACTTTGCGCTGATTTCCAGTAAAGACTTGCCCTTGGTCTCGGGCAGGAAGAACACGATGAAGATGGAGGACAGAACACAGACCGTGCAGAATGGCACGTAACAGAAGGAGCCCAGACCGCTCTGGAAAATAGAAAGAGAACGCACTGCACGTGGATGCTTTGAGCGTGATGTTACGGACAAGAGCCGTGGGCAAGCTTTTAGAGATTATACTTTGTGAAGTGCAAATCAAGGACCCAAACACTGTAAGGTGCCCATCCTTTTGTAATACATATTGTTTCTGTGGCTTCAGCACAGAAATGCACCACTGCTAGAAGCAAAAGGAAAATCAAAATCAGCATGCATAAAGCAGGGATTGTTCCTTAATAGTTTTGCATAATATCTACACAGGGGAGAATCTGGTCTGCTTATTTCCAACTCTTACCACAATAAAAGGGAAGAGCAACCCAACAAGAAACAGCATGGACCACAAGAGAGAGCCGCTGATCATGTACGCAGCAGGACGGCTGTTCTGGTGAAAGATCTCAGTGGGTAAGATTCCAGTTACTCCAGCTGGGAGAAAAACCGATGACAAGCGCGTCAGTTACAGGTTGATTCAGTCCAGGCTTGTCTAAATGTCATGTTTCTCAGCTTCGTTTATACAAGCAGTATTTAAAGACCTACCTGGTCCAATTCCAAAACTGAGGATATAGGCAAACATACAGCCCATGCTCATGTAAGGCATCCAACTGACTGTCTCCTTttatcatgaaaaacaaaacagaattcatCAATGTCAAACATGCCAATTTAACCAGTTTGCCAAGAAAGTTTCACATGATCTTACTAGCACACTTTACTAAGTAGCTAGACATTGTTTTAATATCTCCCATTAATGCCTGGATATTAGGCTTTAACTTAAATCATGCAGAACAGTTTCCAAAAAAGACAACACTTTTTCTGTTACCCACAGCAACATATATAACATAGTAACACTGAAAGGCAGTTAGAAAAATAGGAGTCCCTGCCATCTGTTTACTACATCATGGTAGTTTAAGCTGTAGGGATATAGGCTTCCTCCTTCCTTGGTACCTCTTGGACACTTTGTCATTTTAAGAGCCATAAAGTCATGCTCCTGCTACAACTTGCAACACCAAGGGGTTGTAGATCATCCAGCTTCTTTACTGTTAAGGAAGCTAAACAGATGTTTCATACTGCACAGGACTCTGCATTGTTAAGTTGCAACGTTCTTCCAAAGGTTTAAAGAAGAGGCTTTTATTGTACCTGGAGTGAGAGAGCCACCATGAAGACAACAGCCCACAGTGCCATCAGCATGTAGCCGCCCAGGATGAGGATTCTCCTGCCCAGCCTCTCAATAAACAGGGACTGACTCAACcaagaaacacacatacaaatgaaCTGCCTGAGTTGTAATCAGGTGAAGGGAAAGGTCTCTGCCAGTGTTTCTGGTACAATTCAACAGATTCAGCAAAAGGTTCCTTTTGCTATAAGGAACAGCATTGCCGTGTCCATATACAATGTACTGCTAACATGGACAAACTGTGCATGAATTGAATTTGTGAATTACTGAATTATGAAATAACCACTGTATTTATCTTTTACATGGTCTATACAATTAGGCTATAATTTCCCTCAAACTGTGGGGTTAACTGGATCTATTCAACTGTACAGTAGGTTCCTGAGTAATACTAAAGTTTATTATGCAATCATATTTTCTCAATGATACAGGCCACAGGCTCAGGTTTAACTAATTAAGCTTATAGTAAAGTTTGGAATGCCTAACTTACACATGTTATAGATGTTAGGAGCTCACAGCTCCCGGTACCAATGACAACATACTGAATTTTGTCATAAGGAATTCCAGCTTCCTGAAACACGTACGATGCATAAAagtacatctgaaaaacaatttgaaagTGAGTAAGCTACAGTAGCTGCTCATTGGTTTATAACATGCTTGACAGAAGCCACATACAGGACTCAAAACAAAAGCGAAATGTGTCGATGTGGTTGTGTGATATGAGCTGAATTTGAAAGCCAGATTTCAAATTCAGCTTGGATCACACTTGCTTACAATGTTTAAACAAGGTGGTAAAACATGTTTCAGAAAAGAGCTAACTTATAAACCCAAAGTAAAATCCAATTTGTGATCAAAgtttgtaaaatattaattatCTGCAAAGGTAGGTGCATGTCAAGCTGAGCGTTGTACAGCAGCTGCAATGTTTTGGAGAAAGTTCTGTATCAAGTAAGGTCAAGACAGGGTTCATGAATGCACATAATTGGGCTCAGAGTCCTCTTAGGTCACCCAGCAGTGATGTGCAAGCCCTACTCACAGAATCATTCCCACAGAGCTGCATGGCACTGCTAAGCActatcactgtgatcagctgccATCGTACAGACCGGTCCTGAAACAGCTCCCACGGCCTCTTGGCTCTCTCCCCTTTTACAGCAGCCTGCTCCTCCAGCATCTCAGCCATCTCAGCACTCAGGTCCACACTGCCTCGCAGCCTCCTCAGCGCTGCAATCACAATGCAACATCAGCCCCCCGCTACAAAGTGCTGTATGTGGGCCTGTGAATGCACAGCAATTGGTAGAAGAGCAGGATCCCTTACCCCTCAGACAGGCTTCCTTGTCGTTCTTGTCAATGAGGAGGTATCGTGGGCTCTCTGGGAGCCAGGGCAAGGTGACCAGCTGGACCAGGCCAGGGATGGCATTGCTAGCCAGCAGGAGTGGCCAGCACCATTCACTTCCTAGTACCTCCCTGCAATGGGGAGAAATTCAAACATTGCATTGTGATAAATTCCAAACATGCATTATGATAAAACTCAGAAGCAatcaagtcaagcagacaaatgttgaGGCTAATGCATTCACCTAAATTTGGCTATAGAAATATAAATGTACTCCACATAATGCTGGTGTCTTAATGTATGCAAGTTATGACTTTTTCACTACCATCAAACAGCTTTGTTTTGCCTCCAATGTTATTAATCAATGGTTTTGATTGTACACACTTGTAATTGGTTCCACCTAACCTCTCACTGCATCGCAGTTTGATTCCTTCCAGGTATTAATGTAAACTTCATTAGAAGCATATAATTTTTTGCAGGGGTCGCTTGAGCGCATGGTCTGGGCTGTACTTTTTGCACGGCACATCACGGTCTAAAAATAGgttaattaaacataatatttataaaagcagaaaaaagcagCATTGCCACATTCAGAACAGCTGCAGCACGAATGCTATATCCTCTGCCTCTAACCTGAGTCCGATGACCTGTCCCAGAACGATCCCCAAAGCTGCGAAGGATGCAGAGCTCATGGATGCAGCTCCTCGCAGTTTTTTCGGCGCGCTTTCTCCCAGATACATGGGCTGGACATTCATGCTGAGACCTGGATTGAATAGTTCATGGTTAGCTATCGTAAAAAGTCAAATAAGCACGTAGAGCTAATTTATAACAAAACAGAATAGGACACAGTCACCATATTACCAAAGCTTTTACCACTGtgctttaaaaccaaaaaatcacTCAGGGAGCCAAAACACAGTAGTACTTggacagcagcagtttgttgctAGTTCATTAACATTAAGAAAAATGATGTAAACTTAGcatggtggtaaatgctttgtgaatatggcacACAATGGTCTACCACTTGAATGTATACCCTCCCTCATTTGGTACAATAGTAGATGCCTTCCACTCACACCGATCATTTTGgaatgtatttatattgtgttttgtcCAGCAGGGGGTTAAGCAGAGGGCACAGGCAGATGAGTTTTTTATCTTCTCATGCTGGAGACACACTACAGTTGCACCTTAATTTAAAGCCAGGGCTAAAGCAAATGTTCAgacaggaataaaacaattgtactgGTGGAAACATAGCATGAAACATCTCAGCTGGTCAAGTAAGTTACTTCTTAATATGACTGTATTTCTCTCTGCCTTTAAACTCTTCAAAATAGATACTGTCATCTTCATTATATATCATCCTGCTGTACACTGAACACATTATATGTTTTTTGCCCTTTACTCACTGCCCTTGTTTCTATTAACGTCCCAGTATAAGTGATGCAAACTGTGGAAGTGCTTGTTCTGTATATAAGCTTGCAAATGTCAATGTGTGGAGCCGCATTGTGTGGAAGCACATGTACCAGCATTGACTCCAGCAAATACTCGCGACAGTATAATCATTTCGAATGAGCGGGCAGCTCTGCTTGCCAACACCAACACCGCAGAAATAATGACAAACAGGTTGTTCAGTAACAGCGATTTCTTTCTGTAAAGCAAAAacaatgttgcattatttaatattaccAGTTTCACATTCAGTACACGTTTTATCTTTTTAGCTTGAATAACATTATTATATTGCAACATAATAACGGAAGTAGAATAGTATTACTCTAGTTTTCAGTCTGCAGTTGCAAGGGTTTACTGTGACTTTccaatactgtgcatttacagtgCATCGGGCTTGCCTACACTTTTTCATGCTTCCATGACAAGCTTTTACCGTGATATAGAGTGGGTCCAGGCTATCATCTCATGTGTATACATTTTAAGGAGTATAGGCTGATGACATGGATAATATACTTCATTCAGTGCAGTGTTGCTGTCGTTACCTTCCGAATCGGACTGCCAACGGTCCTGCGATCAAGGCACCAATCAGGCCCCCCAGTGGGTACACTGACACGATGATGGACCAAAGCAGGGTGATCAGATGACTCTCCAGAGGCGCGCCTGAGCGCTCCAGCCACGTTTCATTGATAAATGTCTGAATGTACTacaacagtaagaaaaaaaggtatgaaaaaaaaggtaaacctGTATTTCTGAACATACCTACTGTGGTCTATTCAATGCCGTTGTCAAAGATCGTTAAAAGAAGGTAACCCCTTTGTAAGGCAGCCCTTCATGCATCAGATCCAGTTAGAAGGTGGCATGGTCATGTCCCATAATTCTATTGCACTGGCACTTTCGTCCTTGTTATACCCGAACACCGATAGCTCAGTCTCACAGCTATGGGTCCTGActacagcattttcttttttgaaggtTGAAAACCTCCCTACCAAAGATGAGACTGCAAACTAATGTCAGCAAAGAGGCAACTTACATCTGGGGATGTTCCCATACTCATGGTAAATATCCCAGCATACCGGAATATCAGAAGGTAATCTGAGCTAAACTGCTGGAGGTTTATTAGAAGGCTATCATTATTAACGGTGAATACTGTCCTTACCACAGTCGGTGCATTGATAATGGAAATGTTGTAGCCGTACTGGAAGGTTCCCCCAATTCCTGCGGCACAGATTGTCAGAACAAGGATCCTGCCTTGTAACTGAGAGTGGAAGGAAGACAACACAACAAGCAAGGATTATTCAATGGCTAATTCAAATCTACTGCATGAATTTTGTAATCATTGCATTTTTTCAATGGCCCAGACTGGTTAACAGCCCTCTCAAGCTATGCACACACCACTTGTAGCTAAAGATAAAATCATTAAACTAGGTAGTACAGCTTGATTCTTTATAAATCTGGAGCGGCCTTcttaaatattaacaatatttaacattgCATTAACAATGTGCCTGCTGTAGTACTCCAAA
Above is a window of Polyodon spathula isolate WHYD16114869_AA chromosome 25, ASM1765450v1, whole genome shotgun sequence DNA encoding:
- the LOC121299489 gene encoding solute carrier family 2, facilitated glucose transporter member 11-like, which encodes MAEIEIERNPSGKKLQGRILVLTICAAGIGGTFQYGYNISIINAPTVYIQTFINETWLERSGAPLESHLITLLWSIIVSVYPLGGLIGALIAGPLAVRFGRKKSLLLNNLFVIISAVLVLASRAARSFEMIILSRVFAGVNAGLSMNVQPMYLGESAPKKLRGAASMSSASFAALGIVLGQVIGLREVLGSEWCWPLLLASNAIPGLVQLVTLPWLPESPRYLLIDKNDKEACLRALRRLRGSVDLSAEMAEMLEEQAAVKGERAKRPWELFQDRSVRWQLITVIVLSSAMQLCGNDSMYFYASYVFQEAGIPYDKIQYVVIGTGSCELLTSITCSLFIERLGRRILILGGYMLMALWAVVFMVALSLQETVSWMPYMSMGCMFAYILSFGIGPAGVTGILPTEIFHQNSRPAAYMISGSLLWSMLFLVGLLFPFIVSGLGSFCYVPFCTVCVLSSIFIVFFLPETKGKSLLEISAKFDKRNSKGMEPREAQYQLGEVSRSTASSLC